One stretch of Bacteroidia bacterium DNA includes these proteins:
- a CDS encoding DUF2490 domain-containing protein: MSKQITGWFFFICFSMASWAQVNDAGMWLSVNAEKKITPVLSFTLSEEVRLSENFTEAGMIFTDAGLNYKINKFVRVSANYRFIEKLKKNNTYNLRNRYYFDVTLRKKIKPVILQFRTRFQCQYNRMYEADDYPGPYYYSRNKFMVKADLDKNYVPYIYSEIYSPLNNPDGIFMDKIKYCAGIEYRINRMHEFDLFYVIQKEYNVENPVTDFVIGIGYNFTF, from the coding sequence ATGAGTAAACAAATAACAGGCTGGTTTTTTTTTATTTGTTTTTCCATGGCCTCTTGGGCACAGGTGAATGATGCAGGGATGTGGCTCAGCGTGAACGCTGAAAAAAAAATTACGCCCGTTCTTTCATTTACCCTTAGCGAAGAAGTGAGGCTCAGTGAAAATTTCACAGAGGCCGGGATGATATTTACGGATGCCGGATTGAATTATAAAATAAACAAGTTCGTCAGGGTTTCGGCCAACTACCGGTTTATAGAAAAACTGAAAAAAAATAACACCTATAACCTCAGAAACCGCTATTACTTTGATGTGACATTGCGAAAAAAAATCAAGCCCGTGATACTGCAATTCCGCACCCGTTTTCAGTGCCAGTACAACCGGATGTACGAGGCAGATGATTATCCGGGACCCTATTATTATTCAAGAAATAAATTTATGGTAAAAGCAGATTTGGATAAAAACTATGTACCCTATATCTATTCAGAAATTTACTCTCCGTTAAATAACCCCGATGGAATATTTATGGATAAAATAAAATATTGCGCAGGCATCGAATACCGTATCAACCGGATGCATGAATTCGATTTGTTTTATGTGATACAGAAGGAATATAATGTTGAAAACCCGGTTACCGATTTTGTTATCGGGATTGGATACAATTTTACTTTTTGA
- a CDS encoding CotH kinase family protein: MRKLFIFIFLFTITSINAQVVINEYSCSNISIVADNYGNYEDWIEIYNQGTSAVSLAGYYLSDKPSNPTKWVFPAGVSISANSYLKVWCSGRNEFLSGNIHTNFKLTQTMPESIVFSNPSVTILENILLNPAQKNHSRGRTTDGASTWSVFLNPTPGTTNSGASQNYATTPSFSQQSGFFTGSTIVSITSPDPGVTIRYTTNGNEPVASSTVYSTPVTISSTMVIRAKAFSSNPLIPASFTSNNTYFINENHNIAVISVFGDNVDILFNGSNIEADAGLEYFDKTNIFRAEATGITNKHGNDSWYYDQRGIDFVTRDQHGQSYALLWKLFNLKPRTKFQRIILKAAANDNYPFESGSAHIRDPYVQTLSQLGDLHMDERTYEPCVVFMNGQYWGLYDMREKVDDADFTDYYYNSDENDVQMLKTWGGTWSEYGGTQAQTDWNSLKNFILSNNMAIQANYDYVDNLYNTKSLVDYFVLNSYVVCSDWLNWNTEWWRGTNANATHKKWRYALWDEDATFGHYINYTGIPDQNPTADPCNPEQFGDPGNQGHVPILNALLANPTFKQYYVARFADLSNTAFKCDRMIFVLDSLIALFSPEMPQQIARWGGTITEWQQNVQTLKNFINARCTQIQQGMLDCYTLTGPYPITFDVFPPNSGTVKVNSVWAPTYPWTAYYYGNMQTLLKAQANSGWMFDYWESVDPVLPGINNDTAYTTITQTQTIIAHFIITEPLLVGSVTVTNPTCYGNNNGVIDITVSGGTTASGNYSYIWSNGNTTQDISNLSSGTYYVTVNDDDTCSLVLTAVITGPSAILLTTSQDTSICNGSAVSLFADASGGTPPYTWYWNGVVSDSVINVSPSVSTNYTVSITDANGCNGPIKTIQIQVSQPVIISISLSSDSICPGDSVSVNAVVSSGNGGPYIVYNVSGDTIITPYFIKPPQTQTVLLYAKDGCGSVASDTDTIHVLTMPVVNFTSDFIEGCNPLKVTFNNNTNPQSQGQTYEWNFGDNDNNFSTTFNPSHVYNTVGDFDVSLKVITTENCNVEYTIANMISVYPKPVALFQAEPKFATIVDPIISFINQSNYADYYNWTFGDSYSSTETNPYHKYNAIRTYNVQLIAVGQTGCRDTINDYVTIEDQPAFYAPTAFTPDRDNINSNFMVFGNGIDINNFHLYIYNRLGEKIFETDNPLKPWDGKYKGKLSKSDTYTWLAIYMDIQGKNMRKPEQ, translated from the coding sequence ATGAGAAAGCTATTTATTTTCATATTTTTATTTACAATCACTTCAATTAATGCCCAGGTAGTCATTAATGAGTATTCTTGTTCTAATATTAGTATTGTAGCTGATAATTATGGGAATTATGAAGACTGGATTGAAATTTATAATCAGGGAACTTCTGCGGTCAGTCTTGCAGGCTATTATCTGAGTGATAAACCATCTAATCCCACGAAATGGGTATTTCCGGCAGGAGTTAGTATATCAGCAAATTCTTACTTGAAAGTATGGTGTTCAGGCAGAAATGAATTTCTTTCAGGAAATATTCATACAAATTTCAAACTAACACAAACAATGCCGGAAAGTATTGTTTTTTCCAATCCTTCTGTTACAATACTTGAAAATATTTTACTTAACCCTGCTCAGAAGAATCATTCAAGAGGAAGAACAACAGATGGCGCTTCCACATGGTCGGTATTCCTTAATCCTACACCTGGAACAACAAATAGCGGCGCTTCGCAGAATTATGCAACTACCCCGTCTTTCAGCCAGCAATCAGGTTTTTTTACAGGGTCTACAATAGTTAGCATTACTTCTCCTGATCCAGGTGTTACCATCCGTTATACAACAAACGGTAATGAACCTGTTGCTTCTTCAACAGTTTATTCAACCCCTGTTACTATTTCAAGTACAATGGTCATCAGGGCAAAAGCATTTAGCAGTAATCCTTTAATTCCAGCCAGTTTTACCAGCAATAATACATATTTCATAAATGAGAACCACAATATTGCAGTTATTTCCGTTTTTGGCGATAACGTAGATATTCTTTTTAACGGTAGCAATATCGAAGCAGATGCAGGTCTCGAATATTTTGATAAAACAAACATATTCCGCGCAGAAGCAACCGGTATTACTAATAAACATGGTAACGATTCTTGGTATTACGATCAAAGAGGAATTGATTTTGTCACACGCGACCAGCATGGTCAGAGTTATGCATTGCTTTGGAAGCTATTCAATCTGAAACCGCGAACAAAGTTTCAACGCATTATTCTTAAAGCGGCTGCAAATGATAATTATCCTTTTGAATCAGGAAGTGCGCATATTCGCGACCCTTATGTTCAAACGCTGTCGCAACTCGGCGACCTTCATATGGATGAAAGAACCTATGAACCCTGTGTTGTTTTTATGAATGGACAATATTGGGGCTTGTATGATATGCGTGAAAAGGTTGATGATGCTGATTTTACCGATTATTATTACAACTCAGATGAAAATGATGTTCAGATGCTTAAAACATGGGGAGGCACGTGGAGTGAGTACGGAGGCACACAGGCACAAACAGACTGGAACTCTTTAAAAAATTTCATCCTTTCAAATAACATGGCGATACAGGCTAATTATGATTATGTTGATAACCTCTATAATACAAAAAGCTTAGTAGATTATTTTGTTTTGAATTCGTATGTAGTCTGTTCTGACTGGCTAAACTGGAATACTGAATGGTGGCGCGGTACAAATGCAAATGCAACGCATAAAAAATGGAGATATGCTCTCTGGGATGAAGATGCTACTTTCGGGCATTATATTAATTATACGGGCATTCCCGATCAGAATCCTACAGCAGATCCCTGTAATCCTGAACAATTTGGAGACCCCGGTAATCAGGGACATGTTCCAATCCTCAATGCTTTATTGGCTAATCCAACTTTTAAACAATATTATGTTGCACGTTTTGCTGATTTATCGAATACTGCTTTTAAATGTGACCGGATGATTTTTGTACTTGACAGCTTAATCGCCCTTTTTTCTCCGGAAATGCCGCAGCAAATTGCACGTTGGGGTGGCACAATAACGGAATGGCAACAAAATGTACAGACTCTGAAAAATTTTATCAATGCCCGATGCACCCAAATACAACAGGGGATGCTTGATTGTTATACATTAACCGGTCCATATCCTATTACTTTTGATGTATTCCCACCCAATTCCGGTACAGTAAAAGTCAATTCCGTATGGGCGCCTACTTACCCATGGACAGCCTATTATTATGGAAACATGCAAACTTTGTTAAAAGCTCAGGCAAACAGCGGCTGGATGTTTGATTATTGGGAATCAGTTGATCCGGTTTTACCCGGAATCAACAACGATACCGCTTATACTACAATCACACAAACACAGACTATCATAGCTCACTTTATAATTACAGAGCCACTTCTTGTTGGTTCAGTAACTGTGACCAATCCCACGTGTTATGGAAATAATAACGGAGTTATTGATATTACTGTTTCCGGTGGAACAACAGCTTCAGGAAATTATTCTTATATTTGGTCTAATGGCAATACAACCCAGGATATTAGTAATCTTTCATCCGGAACATATTATGTTACAGTTAACGATGATGATACTTGTTCTTTAGTACTTACCGCCGTAATTACCGGGCCTTCTGCAATTTTATTAACTACCAGTCAGGACACAAGTATTTGCAATGGAAGCGCTGTTTCATTATTTGCTGATGCCTCCGGCGGTACACCTCCATATACATGGTATTGGAACGGAGTTGTATCAGATTCAGTTATCAATGTCAGCCCTTCTGTTTCCACTAATTATACTGTGAGTATTACTGATGCCAACGGATGTAACGGCCCTATAAAAACCATTCAGATTCAGGTTTCCCAGCCGGTAATCATTAGTATTTCCCTCAGCAGCGACAGTATCTGCCCCGGTGATTCCGTATCGGTTAATGCAGTTGTTTCTTCGGGCAATGGTGGACCATATATTGTTTATAATGTTTCAGGAGATACTATTATAACGCCGTATTTTATTAAGCCTCCACAAACGCAAACTGTGCTTTTATATGCTAAAGACGGGTGTGGATCTGTAGCATCTGATACTGACACGATACATGTACTTACAATGCCTGTCGTGAATTTTACTTCAGATTTTATTGAAGGTTGTAACCCCCTAAAAGTAACTTTTAATAATAACACGAATCCTCAATCGCAGGGTCAAACTTACGAATGGAATTTCGGAGATAATGATAATAATTTTTCAACCACTTTCAATCCCTCACATGTATATAATACGGTTGGTGATTTTGATGTATCTCTTAAAGTTATTACGACAGAAAATTGTAATGTTGAATATACAATAGCAAATATGATTTCTGTATATCCCAAACCTGTTGCGCTCTTTCAGGCTGAACCAAAGTTCGCTACAATTGTTGATCCTATTATTTCTTTCATCAATCAATCAAATTATGCCGATTATTATAACTGGACATTTGGCGACAGTTATTCATCAACTGAAACAAATCCATATCATAAATATAACGCTATAAGAACATATAACGTACAGTTAATTGCCGTTGGTCAGACAGGTTGCAGAGACACAATAAATGATTATGTTACTATTGAAGATCAACCCGCATTTTATGCGCCAACAGCGTTCACTCCGGATCGTGATAATATTAACAGTAACTTCATGGTTTTTGGGAACGGCATTGATATAAATAATTTCCACCTGTATATATATAATCGTTTGGGTGAAAAAATATTTGAAACTGACAATCCTTTAAAACCATGGGATGGTAAATATAAAGGCAAGTTATCAAAATCGGACACCTATACATGGTTAGCTATCTATATGGATATTCAAGGGAAAAACATGAGAAAGCCGGAACAGTAA
- a CDS encoding DUF2490 domain-containing protein, with amino-acid sequence MRSNLLLIIFFIVFPVLSIFAQENDAGMWNTFSIEKELTKKLSLCVDEELRLKENYTQLNLLYTNLGITYKVIKGFKAGFTYRFIEKYLDQGWFSYRNRLMLDLSYKYKIKSFSISYRSRLQSEVRNYFTSEKGKVAEWFWRNKFEAKYTINNYIPYVGTELRYQIKDQRNPTSDLEWHRIRLFAGLDYKINSNNTIGVYYLIQKEDGIINPQTLYILGLQYVLELPQ; translated from the coding sequence ATGAGAAGTAACCTTCTTCTAATAATTTTTTTTATTGTTTTTCCGGTACTTAGTATTTTCGCACAGGAAAATGATGCAGGTATGTGGAATACATTCAGCATTGAAAAGGAATTAACTAAAAAACTATCGCTTTGTGTTGATGAAGAACTTCGTCTAAAGGAAAACTATACCCAGTTGAATTTACTTTATACAAATCTGGGTATTACTTACAAAGTTATTAAAGGATTTAAAGCAGGTTTCACATATCGGTTTATTGAAAAATATTTGGATCAGGGCTGGTTTAGTTACAGGAATCGTTTAATGCTGGATTTATCATATAAATACAAAATAAAATCTTTCAGTATTTCCTATAGGAGCAGGTTACAATCAGAGGTTAGAAATTATTTTACCAGTGAAAAAGGTAAAGTTGCAGAATGGTTCTGGCGAAATAAATTTGAAGCAAAATATACTATAAATAACTATATCCCTTATGTAGGAACTGAATTACGTTATCAGATAAAAGACCAGCGGAATCCTACCAGTGATTTGGAATGGCATAGAATAAGGCTTTTTGCCGGATTGGATTACAAAATTAACAGCAATAATACAATCGGAGTGTATTATCTTATTCAAAAAGAAGATGGAATAATTAATCCCCAAACTCTGTATATATTGGGGTTACAATATGTATTAGAATTACCACAGTAG